One genomic region from Halococcus qingdaonensis encodes:
- a CDS encoding protein-L-isoaspartate(D-aspartate) O-methyltransferase, whose amino-acid sequence MDHERAREQLVARLDEQGRIERDSTREALLSVPRHEFVPENRRKDAYDDRPLPIGADQTISAPHMVAIMTDLLAPEAGDSVLEIGTGCGYHAAVTAAITDGVKSVEYHASLAESARERLTELGYAVDVRVGDGHDGWPEHAPYDGAYLTCAAPAIPEPVAEQVRPGGAIVAPIGTHRQTLVRARRRADGSLDRTEHGGVRFVPMQG is encoded by the coding sequence ATGGACCACGAGCGCGCCCGCGAGCAGCTCGTCGCCCGACTCGACGAGCAGGGTCGCATCGAGCGCGACTCGACCCGTGAGGCGCTGCTCTCAGTCCCCCGCCACGAGTTCGTGCCCGAGAATCGACGGAAAGACGCCTACGACGACCGGCCGCTGCCGATCGGTGCGGATCAAACGATCAGCGCCCCGCATATGGTGGCGATCATGACCGACCTGCTCGCGCCGGAAGCGGGCGACTCGGTTCTCGAGATCGGTACCGGCTGTGGCTACCACGCCGCCGTCACGGCCGCGATCACGGACGGCGTGAAGAGCGTCGAATATCACGCATCGCTCGCCGAGAGCGCTCGCGAGCGCCTCACGGAGCTCGGCTATGCCGTCGATGTCCGCGTCGGCGATGGCCACGATGGCTGGCCCGAGCACGCGCCCTACGACGGCGCATATCTCACGTGTGCAGCGCCCGCAATCCCCGAACCGGTCGCCGAGCAGGTCCGTCCCGGTGGAGCGATCGTCGCCCCGATCGGCACGCATCGACAGACGCTCGTGCGTGCTCGCCGGCGGGCCGACGGCAGCCTCGATAGGACCGAGCACGGCGGCGTGCGGTTCGTCCCGATGCAAGGCTAG
- a CDS encoding HVO_0476 family zinc finger protein, with product MSEATERVGTTCPACSPDTPVVHELLKSGGQATVRCGECGHVHKTRLEEPATEQRDVIVSQDGESFSTTTEIPREEQLAVGEEFVLDTPEALLTVRITSLEVEGGRTEEADVPDIRTVWTRVVGNVAVDVTLNPTGGNDETRGIELRVPGDYEFTVGEREDLADERFTVKGIHLRADAEGYGFDHLDHEGDMAFAKDVNRVYADDESSSAWSVW from the coding sequence ATGAGCGAAGCCACCGAGCGCGTCGGCACCACCTGCCCGGCGTGTTCACCCGACACACCCGTGGTCCACGAACTGCTGAAATCCGGCGGCCAGGCGACCGTCCGCTGTGGCGAATGCGGCCACGTCCACAAGACGCGCCTCGAAGAGCCCGCCACCGAACAGCGCGACGTCATCGTCTCCCAGGACGGCGAGTCGTTCTCGACGACGACCGAGATCCCGCGCGAGGAGCAGCTCGCCGTCGGCGAAGAGTTCGTCCTCGACACGCCCGAGGCACTTCTGACTGTGCGGATCACGAGCCTCGAAGTCGAGGGTGGACGCACCGAGGAGGCCGACGTCCCCGACATCCGGACCGTCTGGACGCGCGTCGTCGGCAACGTCGCTGTCGACGTGACGCTCAATCCCACGGGTGGAAACGACGAGACGCGCGGCATCGAACTCCGCGTACCCGGCGACTACGAGTTCACCGTCGGCGAGCGGGAGGACCTCGCCGACGAGCGCTTCACGGTGAAGGGGATCCACCTGCGCGCGGACGCCGAGGGCTACGGGTTCGACCACCTCGACCACGAGGGCGACATGGCCTTCGCCAAGGATGTCAACCGGGTGTACGCCGACGACGAGTCGAGCTCGGCCTGGTCCGTCTGGTGA